In Bacillus sp. NP247, one DNA window encodes the following:
- the sleB gene encoding spore cortex-lytic enzyme encodes MLQKGFLKIAVLLTFIGLSLMVSSIQTKNVEAFSNQVIQRGASGEDVIELQTRLKYNGFYTGKVDGVFGWGTYWALRNFQQKFGLPVDGLAGAKTKQMLVKATKYDKSTANKGTTTNKGNSGGGTQENKPPQSKGTNVPNGYSQNDIQLMANAVYGESRGEPYLGQVAVAAVILNRVTSASFPNTVSGVIFEPRAFTAVADGQIYLTPNETAKKAVLDAINGWDPTGNALYYFNPDTATSKWIWTRPQIKKIGKHIFCK; translated from the coding sequence ATGCTTCAAAAAGGTTTTTTGAAGATAGCGGTTTTACTTACCTTTATTGGCTTATCTTTAATGGTAAGTAGTATACAAACCAAGAATGTAGAAGCCTTTTCTAATCAAGTAATCCAAAGGGGAGCTTCTGGAGAAGATGTCATTGAACTGCAAACTCGTTTGAAATATAACGGGTTTTATACAGGGAAAGTTGATGGTGTTTTCGGATGGGGTACATATTGGGCACTTCGAAACTTTCAGCAAAAATTTGGATTGCCAGTTGATGGTTTAGCGGGTGCTAAAACGAAGCAAATGCTTGTAAAAGCGACGAAGTATGATAAGTCGACCGCTAATAAAGGTACCACAACTAATAAAGGGAATAGCGGTGGAGGTACGCAAGAAAATAAACCACCACAAAGCAAAGGGACAAATGTTCCAAACGGTTATTCTCAAAATGATATTCAGCTAATGGCAAACGCTGTATACGGAGAATCCCGTGGTGAGCCGTATTTAGGACAAGTTGCAGTAGCTGCGGTTATTTTAAACCGTGTCACAAGTGCATCATTTCCAAATACCGTTTCAGGTGTAATATTTGAACCGAGAGCATTTACAGCAGTAGCAGATGGACAAATATATTTAACGCCAAATGAAACGGCGAAAAAAGCTGTATTAGATGCAATCAATGGATGGGACCCAACTGGGAATGCATTATATTATTTCAATCCGGATACTGCGACCAGTAAATGGATTTGGACTCGTCCACAAATTAAAAAAATTGGTAAACATATTTTCTGTAAATAG
- a CDS encoding DUF3889 domain-containing protein, with the protein MKYFFTRIAFAIFLLTACSNIYTGPSIVHAQPPYAKWGKLAVEKTKEQYPKAEIIDYLHIGRKSKTVQITVEKFKLWLRENGKEYGVFVDVEFETKTDKFIKMSFQKTSR; encoded by the coding sequence ATGAAGTATTTCTTCACACGTATAGCATTCGCGATTTTTTTACTAACAGCATGTTCAAATATATATACTGGTCCATCTATAGTTCACGCACAGCCGCCCTATGCAAAATGGGGTAAACTAGCCGTTGAAAAAACGAAAGAACAATATCCGAAAGCAGAGATTATTGATTATCTTCATATAGGTAGAAAATCCAAAACTGTTCAAATAACAGTTGAAAAATTTAAATTATGGCTTCGTGAAAATGGAAAAGAATATGGTGTTTTTGTAGATGTAGAATTTGAAACGAAGACGGATAAATTTATAAAGATGTCTTTTCAGAAGACAAGTCGGTAA